ttTATTTTCCATAATCTCTCTTCTTGGATTCAAACTCTAATTCAAACTAAGAAAGGGGTAAATGATTTCAACTGTTCGATCGATAgatggtttttgtattttccccCCCTAACCTCATATAAGGGACAGATATCAATGATTAATGCAgagattttaagaaaaataggcAAAATCATCCTACCAAACTATATATGATTGAACACCGTGACTTTTATtttcaagccaaaaaaataGACATGCATGGGTTTCATGATGAAAAGTTAGACTTTTTTGGAGTGCGGGGGATAGGATTAATCTTGCCTAATCAGCCTGCAGAACTTGATGTATTTTCAGATAATTGACCTCTTTTTTCCTCATACTAATTAGTTTTATTAAGCCAGGGCACCATAGCAAGCAAACTAGGGGATAGGGATGAAACAAGTGCGAGTACAAGATAACGTACGATCAAGAAATTGTGggtataaattattaaataaaaattaaagcatcccaagctgtttttttttataataagcaTCCCATCTGCTGTACGTATTTTCAAGTGGTATAGATATTTATGTaaaatagttgaaaatatatcaaatctgATATACCTGGAggttgttagagaataatataaattatatcctaagacctcacctaacagtttaagctattgggttgagatggttctttgacatgatatcagagccttaatgaccaagcggtcacgagttcgaatctcaccatccccatttatttgataaaaattaagcacaaaataatgtgggtctgtgcaagttttaagttcaaatggctttcacttgagggggtgtgttggagaataatatatatcatatcttggaacttcacttaacagcttaaactattgggttgataTGGTTCTTTGACAGAGGTTTCAACAAGATGAAGGCATGCATCAGGATTAGAACTGAAAAATGTACTaaagttttctttcaatttaagtgATTTCGTTTAACTTGATCACTGCAGTAACCTAAGAATATAATCTTCTAGCTGAAAtcttatttgatataatattttgcTAATTATGAAAGGAGATCCATCAAGGACTatatcaaacataaaagaaaaattaaaactacatAATTAGCAACATTCGATATAGCCATTTATGCATACTGTGTTCGCGGATGAATTACATCATGGAGTTGAAGAATGAAGAGTACAAGATGAAGACGCGCACGATGGAATTGAAAACTCTAGAAGTTCTTATAGTTAGGCAATTATGATTGATTATACGTTTCTTCTCTATCCACCTCTGGCCAATAGAGAGACATTAAAGTACTTGTTGAACTCTTTTTTGCCTCAACTTAGTCATCATCAGGCTCCCGGGTTCTCACCATTGCTTGTAATGAGTGTGTTCTCTGTCTGGGCAAAAATGTAAATTTAACTAGTGAAGGTCTATTAGGGTTGAGAAACAAAACTTAAACGGCGTATAACTCATCTATAAATACCCATGCTCTGCATGCAAGTTCTCACTCCACAACCAAAAGACAATCCTAGAAAAAGAGAGAACGATATGAAAGTTGCTAATTTGCTAGGAGCTCTTGTTCTCTTGGCCCTGACTTCCTCATTTGCCACTGCCTATGACCCCAGCCCCCTTCAAGACATATGTGTAGCCATAAATGATACTGATTCTGCTGGTATACATACTGTCTCTTTCTTTTGTCATTTTTCACTCTTTCATTTAAATTTCACGATCCCGATTCAACATGAGTGTATATATATTCACTGTACCGGTCGAATTCTATGATcacaatatataatatatagctGAGCACATAAAATATGTGGCATGGCGGGACCATGCAgccaatttaattatatatgatattttcgAGTGAcgaacttttatatatattattcattttgaatttaCATGACAACTAATACGGCTTTGTTAATTTGTGTGTGCAGTGCTTGTCAATGGGAAATTTTGCAAGAATCCAAGCCTTTACACTCCAGATGATTTCTCGTTTTCTGGGTTTGATGTTCCTGGAAACACGTCAAATCAACTTGGAGTGCATGTTAATATAGTGACGGCCGATCTAATGCCAGGACTTAACACTCTTGGTGTATCTATGGCACGGATAGATTTTGCTCCAAATGGTGGCCTGAACCCTCCACACTATCACCCTAGAGCGTCAGAGCTTCTATTGGTTGTGAAGGGCACTCTTTATGCTGGTTTTGTCACGTCAAACCCTGATCATCGTCTCTTTGCAAAGATTCTAAAACCAGGAGATCTCATTGTGTTTCCATTTGGCCTCGTTCACTTTCAGTTGAATATTGGAAAAACTCCAGCAGTTGCTATCGCTGCATTAACAAGTCAAAATCCAGGAGTAAATACAGTAGCAAATGCAATCTTTGGAGCCAGTCCCTCTATCAATCCTGCTGTCATCACCACAGCATTCCATTTGGATAGAAAACTTGTGGAGGATCTCCAGAGTCAAGAATGGGTGAACCCTACATAAATACCTTGTGAATTTCCCTTTTTCGATAATAAGGCAGTACTCAAAGCCTTGGTCTCTGCATATAGCTCTATGCCATTACCATGCTGTGATGTAATAAGGAAGTGGTTGTATACCTCTTTGTGTGTGTATTTGTGTACGTTATAATCCTAAAGGTTTTGTTAAGTTAATCAGCTCCTCGTCCCTGTCATGTGTGATGTTTAGAGATGGGATTAAGTTCTTCagccaagttttttttagtacaCATCTTAGAGGAAGAAGTTAACTAATAGATGGACTCCGAAATATATagctaactaaaaaaatcaagagattgaACTAGGTTAATTTCGGGCATGTGTTCATCTCTACGGATGACATGGATTAAATAGGCAAAACTTCTAGCTTCTGAAATTACAGATTTTCAAAATAGGTGGCAGCATTAAAGGAAAATACAGATTTGTTGATATGCAGCTttgattaaatattagattttaatttgtgAAGAGGGAAAGAGAGATATGATATCATTTGAAAACACAGTTGATAAACCTGGTTTGGTTTGATAGATTGATTTCAAGAAATATATCAAACCAAACCGGGATGGTATGAAGTTGAATTGAAATACTAATGAAAAGAAACGATCATTGAAGGCTTGAAGTCCATCAGAAAGccacaccaaaaaataaattaattaaaagaacacAACAAGCAATCTAACCAgtgaaacaaagaaagagagagcgCCTATGGTTTtgggtatttattttttcatggatGAAAATCATGGTTTCTTTGAAGAATGCAAGAGAACGAAGATTACAAGATGAAGACGTTCTCTCCAAGAgtataaaaattgaagaatctaGAAATTCTTGATCGTTAGCTAATTAAGATTAGGTTTCTTCTTAATCCACGCAATTAAAAAGCAATTATTTTGACCAATAAGGGGTTAAAGTATTTGTACAAAGAACTTAGTCATAAGCAATTAAGCTCCCAGGTAATCGTCGTCAtccttattattaatattgttgtttatatatcacacaatttccttgtttattaaatatattatatgtatTAGTGTTTATGCATACAATTGTCAAATTTGAATGTCTGATTattatattgttaataaaaacttaaacaaaGGATAAATGCTCTACTATAAATACTCATGCTTTGCATGCAAGTTCTCACTCCTTACCcaagaaataataatagtagaaaAAGAATTCAAGGTAGCAACAAaaccacaataataataataggatgCCATTTCTTCTCAATCAAtccagactttttttttttcctttgctttgAAATCTTCCCCTGCTACTGTTGTTGCCATAAATCTTCCCCCCATTTAGGCTTCATTTACAACGATTGTTCCCATATCTAATACTCAGCAAGTTATTTCTTTAAAGCTTCCAAACATCAATATCTTTGTTGGTAAATGCAGATGAAACTGTATCTTATTGGACAAGGTATTTTTCACTTTGTTGACGGCTCCTTGCTGTGTCCTCCTTCTTATgtgattgttgttgatggttATTCTCTTCAAActaatcctttttttcttcgttGGAAGCAGAAGGATCAACTTATTCTAAGTGCACTCCTTTCTTATCTTTCAATGGATGTACTGCATTTTGTTGTCAATTACGAAACCTcgcattgtattttttatactcTTGAGCAGGCCCTATTTTCCCCATGTAATTCTTACATTATGCAACTTCATGGATCTTCTCAAGATATTCATCAAGGTGATGATTCGGtccctacacacacacacacacacacacacacacacacacacaaagaaggcaaaaaaattatttgataaattaggaGTTGTTGGCTAGCCAATTTCTCTTGAGGATTtcaatttgtttatgttttgggGTCTTCGCGGTGAGTTCAAAGACTTGGTAACAAGCCTTGCGACCAAGGCATGATCTTTTTTGTATGCAGATATTCATAGTCATCTCCTTACGCATGAGTTCCTTCACAAGACCTCTCTTCAACCCATAGTTGTCACTCCTTCTTTACTGACTACGCTAGCTCAGCCACCATCAACTAATATTACACACCATCAGTCCTTAGGTTTGTATAACAATAGTCCTAATTTTAGTCGTGGCAGAGGATGATTTCATGGAAGTTGGCATTCCAACAAGAATCGAAACAACATCCAAAACAAGTctaattttcatggtttttagGGGTCTTATAACAGTGACTAGAGGCAGAGCAATTGACAATAAAATAGAAGGAATAATGGCTCTTCACAATGGtccaataatttttcttttacaaataaTGTCAAGTGCCAACTTTGCCTATCATTTAGTCATACAACTCCTCAATGTTCTCAGCTTCACAGCTATGGATAACAACCAAATGCCAAAATTGTTGTCAATAATGTCTCCTCTCCTAACTCTGTGGATTGGTTTCCGAACACTAGTGCGAATCAACACGTTAAATCTACTCTCGCGACTCTAACCAGGTTTGAACCCTAACTTGATAATGATCACTTGCATGTTGGTAATGATAATTATTGTTACTCATTTTGGGGCcccacataaataaaaaaatttcaaaaaaaataaaaaaagaaaatacaaaaacaaaattgaaaaaatgttgcaagaaaattgaaaaatatatataagtgaGAAGAGTATATCAGAATGCCCAGTAAATTGCCACAAATAGGTTGAGGAAGatgaaaatatacaaaattaaaaaatttgacagcGTATTTTGGACTAAAAAAGGCTTTACTagcaaataaaattcattttaaagaggaaaattcaaaatttgatgtttaaggactcaattagaattcttcaaggtttaattgaatttattgagggcttaattacaagaaaaaaatgatttttttaaagtcaatttaggctttaattggaagaaattaaagtctggagatcgaattgtaatttttaagagttaatttggtcaaatgagaggcttaattacataaatattgaagtttgatgagcaattagggacttgattgaagaaatccaaaactaagGACCAACCTGTAAGACATGTGAGACTCAGAGTTAGGGCTGATTAGGTTGGCACCTTTAAATGAATCAACGCAGAGTTACAAACCTCCAAATTAAGCAAAATTGGATCCAAATGAAATATGTGCACCCCCTCTACCAAATTTAAGTGGTCTCGGGTGACGATGATGTTAGAATTGCTCCGACGAAGTCTCGAAAGTGGGAAACTTAGTCAACTTTAACAGTGCAACTatcatgcaaaaacaaaattgggtTTTTGTGTGTTCACACACAAAGACCCCTCAATGACTCCGTATTAAGGATTCACAACACTCCTCTCAAGATCAAGACGTTAGAAATAGATTCAAAACCTTTCAAAACCCTATAAACACCCTTTTCAAGATCGAGAAGGGGCTGGatagaaaagaaggaaagaaaaaaaacaagagaatacAAGAAAACAGATAGTAATATCAATAAGAAATATAAGGGTAGAGGTCCAAGAGCAAAAATAAAAGCTTTCTTAAGCTTTATAAGCTTATGAGGGGAAATTTTTTCCAAATCAAAGCTAAGAGAGAATAGGTGTTCTAGGTATTCATTGCAGACCAAAAAATAGGTCATTTATGGCctacttttgttgtttttgttatttgttttgttttatgcttTATAAGCATAAAAAGAGGTTTGAATGCTTAACAAATAATGTTGCATTCACCTCTTTGTTGCTTTGATTTCTATTTaatgaagttatttttatgtttaataatgaTTATAAGCATGTGATAAGATTGGGtaattggttatttttttaaaaaagtagaaGAAATAAATTTCCCTTCTGTGTGTGGACAATTTCAGCCAAAAGGAAGAAATgggaaagaaattgaagaattaatacaattaattaaaattgtattaaatagTATGATTATAAATGTAAATGGAGGGAaagaataagattttttttagaaaaaaaaaagaggatccTTCCATACCTCTCCATTGGTTTCAACCaagactacaaaaaaaaaaagagggttgAACCTTGGCCTTAACAATGACGAGAACATGTTTATTTAGATGAATTGATGTGTTCtaatatcaacaacaacaacaacaacataaaaaatcaagaaaggaaTTTTATTCCCTTGAAATTTAGCAAAGCTTGTGGTGGAACATTGAGTTGGAAAAATATGTGAATCGTATGGAGttgtgttgattttaaattgaaatttacatGGAAGATAAGATTGATTCTTATGAAAAATGAACAGTTGGTGATTCATTAATTTTGGTGATACAAATGAGGGTGCAGAGTTAGATCAGCAGCAGGGGACAACATCACGAGCACAAGCATCAGGTAGGTGTTTAACACCTTGAAATAATCTATCAGTCTATTTCAATAATTCTTGGAATCAATTTCCTTTGATTGTAATTTTAGTGTAaaattgtgaaataaaaaagtagaataATTCCTTGTCGAATGGGCGCATCAAAAAGTTAATTCccgattaatgaaaataatgtcATGTCGAATGGGTGAGcgaatcaaaatattatttctggATTGATTGAAATAATTTCCTGTTAAATGGAAGAGCCAAAGATTAATAACTTGGCTAAGAGAAATAGTACACTAACTAATAGACAAGTTGAGAAGATTATTTCCTGATTAATGGAAATAACATTTTAGTTAAGGATTGGCGAAgatgttaataaaataatgataagcTACTCCATTAAATGATGAGGTGAATGAATTATTGAGCTTGAATTAAATAGTCCTTATTCTATTTGTTTACTGTAAAGTGTAAattttaatctctctctctctctctctctctctcacacacacacacacatgtatgtatgtatgtgtgtaTGTATAGGGTTGTTACAAGCTATGCCATATACAAGATCCTCCCTGTAACCTTTAGAGTGTCAATATATGCATGATATAATAATTTGGATCCAGACTCCATTATAAGCTTTGGCGACCTTTGTTCCAAGCTGGTGACACAATTCTGCACAAGCATTCTAGCTAAAAGAATTTCAACAAAACTTTTAGCGTTACTCAGACAAATGATGAGTTCATGCGAGTATACTTGAAGAGGTTTAATGAGAAAATATTCAAGATCAAGGAATTAATTAAGCTAATGGCTTCTAAGACCTTGATAAGTGGAGTAAAATGAAAAGCTTTGTGGAAGGAGCTTTATGTTCTATCGAACAGTAGCCTGTTAAAAGTAAAGCAGGCCATATAAAACCATACACAAATGGAAGAGGCAAGTGTGTTGTGCCATGAACCTCCCTGTTTCCCTAAGGAAAATTATGCAGAAAGGTCTTTTAAGTGGGATCGCTTTCCTAGAAGAGACAATAACcttagaaaaaaactagaaaaggcCGATTATGGAACACATGAGCTGCCTTAAAATACACATTATTCCATTGAATGCCACCCTCATATAAGTCTTCACGACCATCAAAGGTAAGGAATTTTTTCAATACCTTCCACCTATAAGATCATCACCTAGTACTCGCTTAGATAGACAAGTGGTAGATGTTTGTGGACTTCCCAGATTTAAACAAAGTTTCCCAGAAGATAACCATCCTCTCTCTAAGATTAACTGATTGGTTAACTCCACTGCGAGTTTTGAATGCCTCAGCTTCTTGGATGCCAACTCTAGCTATCATCAAATTACCATGCTCCATAATTAAAGTGGGAACATTTTGTTATAAAGTTATGCTTTTTAGGCGTAAAAATGCAACGGTCACTTACTAGtggatggtaaaaaaaaaatattcaagaaccAACTTGAGAGGATTATAAGGGGATATGTTGATGACAATATGCTAGTGAAAGCAAGACTTTGGAGCAACATTTCCTAGACAAAAAAGAAGTCCTTTCCTCTACTTAACCATAATAAGATTAAACTTAATCCTTTTAAATATGTCTTTGCCATCAAATAAGGAACGTTTTTGGGTTTTCTAGTAAGTAACAAGGGAATCGAGCCTAACCTAGAGAAGAATAATGATATTGCGATATTTTGAGCAGTGTGCGCTCTGTACCAATGATGTGTTGTTGCACTTGGAGCCATGCCTGCTTGCCTGGTAGACCACATTAACCTCAATGCCATTGTTCTTTTGTGCTTCTCTGTAGTGGGAAGAAAGGATTAGAGCATATGATAGGCTTAGATAGCCATCTTTGGTTTACCAATGGaaggatgaaacaaaaactGCTTCATAGAAGTCAAACACTTTATGGATGTCTCGCTGTATATAGAATATGTGATctttgatgaagaagaagaggaagatgatCAGAAAACTGATTTTTCAACATCAACCACCAGGGCTACAAGACAAAACGTTGATTTTGAATTCGATTTTAATTGTGCGTTGGGCAGCTAAAATCAGCTTGACATTATATGCTTCAAGCCAGGCATACCACTTTTGTACTTTTTTCTAGAAATTACAGCGTTATACAAGCATACAGTTTTATCTGATGAGCTTATGTACGACACTGGTAACCACTTGGCCTTGGTGCTATATGATTATAATGAGGTGGCTACAACTACTTGTATAGACATGGACGTGTCACTAGCCGCTTCCTTTATTGAGGGAGATGAGCTGAAAAAAAGGCTCTAATAATGAAGAGTTGAAGAAGATAGGCCGAAAAAACATAAGAAGACTTCAAGTATGGGCCGGTTAACAAGTTTTAACTCAAACATTAGGTCATCATTTACAAATTTCATTACCCCCATTATTGATCTGAGTTAGTTATATGATCTAGAATTGGAAAACAGGAAAACTCAAAGTGAAAAGTTAAGGCTCTAAACAAGCCGAGATAGGGGTTATTGATAATTTAGTTTCTGATAATGTAATTATGAATAGAAATGTTATTATTCGATATGGAAAGGAACTAGCTAGTGAAGACGAGGCAAGTAGTTCACACATTAGATTTTCTCCAAGGGTTGATGATCAAGCATGTGAGCCATCATTACATACTGACCCCATGGATGAAGCAATTACTTGCTGGGATATAGGAAAAGCTATCTTCCAAATTCATGATGGAAGCCAACTTATGACATCAACATTGCATGGATTTATCGAAAATGATCTGGAGGAGTGGATTAGTAGGAAGAAGCAGTGACTTACTTCTCTTGCTTCTTTTAAGGTGTGGTTTTTAATCCTTTCTATGGGTAGTATGATTATTTGGAATGCGTATGGTTTAGGGggtagagataaaaaaaaatgtgtgagAAATCTTGTTAGAAAGCTTAGTCTGGATGTCTTAGGTGTGTTGGAAATGAAAGTGGAAAATATTAATGACTGTATTAGTAATTCAACTTGGGGTCGATATTCTAGAGATTGGTATGCAGTGCCTTCCTTGGGTCTTTCTAGGGGTATTTTATGCATATGGAATCCAGCTTTTTTTATGCTTCTAGTTGTTTAGTTGCTATGAATGAGCGTATTTTACATCTCGAGGGTGTGTTTTCTTGCTCAAATTTGGATTGCTTAGTGTCTTTTGTTTATGCTCCGAATGATGGGTTGCTGAAGAAAGAGTTATGGGACTATCTTGTCAATTTTAAAGACATTGTTGGCAAATCATAGTGTCTTACATGTGACTTCAATGAAACTATATTCCCCTCAGATAGAAAAGGTGGCTCTCGAATCTTATATTCCATGCCAAGCTTTAAGAATTGCATTGACTATTGCAAGCTTGTTGAATTGCCTTTAAACAGGAAGTTTACTTGGTCTAGAGGTAATACAGCAAACCGTATTGATAGAATATTTATGTTGATTGATTAGATTCAGCTTTTCCCATCTTTTACTCTATATGGGCTTCCAAAGTATTCTTTAGATCACAAACCGATTCATTTGTTATTAGACTCTGCGAACTGGGGTCCAAAGCCTTTCCGGTTCATGAATTATTGGTGgcttttatttgatttcaagaAGGTGCTACAGGTCTTCTAGAATGCAACTTTGATTACTAACTTTGGTAAAAATAATGTGGCTTTGACATTGAGGTTATTGAAAGAGAGTTGCATGCAGTGAGGTAAAAATGTGGTGGGTAACACTAATAGTAAAATCAAAGCTCTAAAACTTGAAGTGGATTCCCTGGATTCCCAAAAAGAAAGCAGAGACTTATCAGTGGATGAATTAAAT
The DNA window shown above is from Populus trichocarpa isolate Nisqually-1 chromosome 4, P.trichocarpa_v4.1, whole genome shotgun sequence and carries:
- the LOC112327227 gene encoding germin-like protein subfamily 1 member 13, with product MKVANLLGALVLLALTSSFATAYDPSPLQDICVAINDTDSAVLVNGKFCKNPSLYTPDDFSFSGFDVPGNTSNQLGVHVNIVTADLMPGLNTLGVSMARIDFAPNGGLNPPHYHPRASELLLVVKGTLYAGFVTSNPDHRLFAKILKPGDLIVFPFGLVHFQLNIGKTPAVAIAALTSQNPGVNTVANAIFGASPSINPAVITTAFHLDRKLVEDLQSQEWVNPT